Proteins encoded by one window of Microtus pennsylvanicus isolate mMicPen1 chromosome 18, mMicPen1.hap1, whole genome shotgun sequence:
- the Bnc1 gene encoding zinc finger protein basonuclin-1, which translates to MRRSPSRGGRGAARAGDARREGRLGSGRRMAEAIGCTLNCSCQSFKPGKINHRQCEQCRHGWVAHALSKLRIPPVYPTSQVEIVQSNVVFDISSLMLYGTQAIPVRLKILLDRLFSVLKQDEVLQILHALDWTLQDYIRGYVLQDASGKVLDHWSIMTSEEEVATLQQFLRFGETKSIVELMAIQEKEEQSIIIPPSTANVDIRAFIESCTHRSAGLPTPVDKGNPSSLHPFENLISNMTFMLPFQFFNPLPPALIGSLPEQYMLEQGQDQSQDPKQELHGPFSDSSFLTSTPFQVEKEQCLKCPDVATPKEDSAHLSDSSSYSIATKLERTQLSPEAKGKPERNSISAKKGRVFCTACEKTFYDKGTLKIHYNAVHLKIKHKCTIEGCNMVFSSLRSRNRHSANPNPRLHMPMNRNNRDKDLRNSLNLASSETYKRPGFTVISDCGPLPGYPSSVEDSKGQPAFSSLGQNGVLFPNLRTVQPVLPFYRSPATPAELANTPGVLPSLPLLSSSIPEQLVSTDMPFDALPKKKSRKSSMPIKIEKEAVDIAEKRHSLSSDDDTPLQVVSEDEPEPSSPQSDRVPEEQHTQLSSEKPLAQGERPCHLESVIESHGTIGRTLEQTTHPEREAEQKLALTSVMPREVEDGGHERHFTPGLGPQIPFPDYMELQQRLLAGGLFSALSNRGMTFPFLEESKELEHLGEHALVRQKEENRFQCDICKKTFKNACSMKTHHKNTHAKETHACTVEGCGAAFPSRRSRDRHSSNLSLHQKVLSEEALEGSEDHFRAAYLLQDVAKEAYQDVAFTPQASQTSVIFKGSSGMGSLVYPISQVHSARLESYNSGPPSEGTILDLSTTSSMKSESSSHSSWDSDGVSEEGATLLEDSDGNCEGQSLVSGEDEYPICVLMEKADQSLASLPSGLPITCHLCQKIYSNKGTFRAHYKTVHLRQLHKCKVPGCNTMFSSVRSRNRHSQNPNLHKSLAASPSHLQ; encoded by the exons GCTATCGGCTGTACTCTGAACTGCAGCTGTCAGAGTTTCAAACCTGGGAAGATCAACCACCggcagtgtgagcagtgcaggcACGGATGGGTGGCTCACG CTCTAAGTAAGCTGAGGATCCCCCCCGTGTATCCAACAAGCCAAGTGGAAATTGTCCAGTCCAATGTGGTGTTCGATATTAGCAGCCTCATGCTCTATGGGACCCAGGCCATCCCTGTTCGCCTGAAAATCCTACTGGACCGGCTCTTCAGTGTGCTGAAACAAGATGAGGTTCTGCAGATTCTCCATGCCTTGGACTGGACCCTTCAGGATTATATCCGTGGTTATGTGCTCCAG GATGCCTCGGGGAAGGTGCTGGATCACTGGAGCATCATGACCAGTGAGGAGGAAGTGGCCACCTTGCAGCAGTTCCTTCGCTTTGGAGAGACCAAGTCGATAGTGGAGCTCATGGCAAtccaggagaaagaagagcagtcCATCATCATCCCACCCTCCACCGCCAACGTAGACATCAGGGCGTTCATCGAGAGCTGCACCCACAGGAGCGCTGGCCTCCCCACTCCAGTGGACAAAGGAAACCCCAGCAGCCTGCATCCTTTCGAGAACCTTATCAGCAACATGACGTTCATGCTGCCTTTCCAGTTCTTCaaccctctgcctcctgctctgaTAGGGTCACTGCCTGAACAGTACATGCTGGAGCAGGGGCAGGACCAGAGCCAGGACCCCAAACAGGAGCTGCACGGGCCCTTCTCGGACAGCAGCTTCCTCACGTCCACACCATTTCAGGTTGAAAAGGAACAGTGTCTAAAGTGTCCAGATGTTGCTACCCCGAAAGAAGACAGTGCGCACTTAAGTGACTCCAGCTCGTACAGCATTGCCACTAAGCTTGAAAGGACACAGCTGTCTCCCGAGGCCAAAGGAAAGCCTGAGAGGAACAGCATTAGCGCTAAGAAGGGCCGGGTGTTCTGCACCGCCTGCGAGAAGACCTTCTACGACAAAGGCACTCTGAAGATTCACTACAACGCCGTCCACCTCAAGATCAAGCATAAGTGCACTATCGAAGGGTGTAACATGGTGTTCAGCTCCCTGCGGAGCCGGAACCGACACAGCGCCAACCCCAACCCTCGCCTGCACATGCCCATGAACAGAAACAACCGGGACAAAGATCTCAGGAACAGCCTGAACCTGGCGAGCTCTGAGACGTACAAGCGCCCGGGTTTCACGGTGATCTCAGACTGCGGGCCCCTCCCAGGCTACCCCAGTTCGGTGGAGGACTCCAAAGGCCAGCCAGCGTTCTCGAGCCTTGGGCAGaatggtgtgctcttccctaacCTGCGGACCGTGCAGccagtccttcccttctaccGCAGCCCAGCTACTCCGGCTGAGCTGGCAAACACACCCGGTGTgctgccctctctccctctgctgtCCTCCTCTATCCCAGAGCAGCTGGTTTCCACGGACATGCCATTCGATGCACTTCCTAAGAAGAAATCTAGGAAGTCCAGCATGCCTATCAAAATCGAGAAAGAAGCTGTGGacattgctgagaagagacacagtCTCAGCTCAGATGATGACACACCCCTGCAGGTAGTCAGCGAAGATGAGCCAGAGCCCAGCAGTCCTCAGTCAGACCGAGTACCCGAGGAGCAGCACACACAGTTAAGCTCAGAGAAGCCTTTAGCACAAGGAGAAAGACCCTGCCATCTTGAATCTGTGATTGAGTCTCATGGAACTATCGGCAGAACCCTTGAGCAGAccacacacccagagagagaggctgagcagAAGTTAGCATTGACTTCAGTCATGCCAAGAGAGGTGGAGGATGGTGGCCATGAACGCCATTTCACACCTGGACTAGGGCCACAGATTCCCTTTCCTGACTACATGGAATTGCAGCAGCGCTTACTGGCTGGAGGACTCTTTAGTGCTTTGTCCAACAGGGGGATGACTTTTCCTTTTCTGGAAGAATCTAAGGAGCTGGAACACCTGGGTGAGCATGCACTagtgaggcagaaggaagaaaatcGCTTTCAGTGTGACATCTGCAAGAAGACCTTTAAAAACGCTTGCAGTATGAAGACACACCATAAGAATACACACGCCAAAGAGACACACGCGTGCACAGTGGAGGGGTGCGGTGCTGCGTTCCCATCCcgcaggagcagagacag ACACAGCTCGAACCTAAGCCTCCACCAGAAAGTATTGAGTGAGGAAGCACTGGAGGGTAGTGAGGACCATTTCCGTGCTGCCTACCTTCTGCAAGACGTGGCCAAGGAGGCCTACCAGGATGTGGCTTTCACACCGCAAGCCTCGCAGACATCTGTCATCTTCAAGGGATCAAGTGGCATGGGCAGTCTGGTTTACCCGATATCCCAAGTGCACAGTGCCCGTCTGGAGAGTTACAACTCCGGCCCCCCAAGCGAGGGCACCATCCTGGATTTGAGCACTACCTCAAGCATGAAGTCAGAGAGCAGCAGTCATTCCTCCTGGGACTCCGACGGGGTGAGCGAGGAAGGTGCCACCCTTCTGGAGGACAGCGATGGGAACTGTGAAGGGCAGAGCCTTGTGTCCGGGGAAGACGAGTACCCCATCTGTGTCCTGATGGAGAAGGCTGATCAGAGCCTTGCTAGTCTGCCCTCCGGGCTGCCCATTACCTGCCATCTCTGCCAGAAGATATACAGTAACAAAGGGACCTTTCGAGCCCATTACAAAACCGTGCACCTCCGCCAGCTCCATAAGTGCAAAGTGCCTGGCTGCAACACCATGTTCTCATCGGTCCGCAGCCGAAACAGACACAGTCAGAACCCCAACCTGCACAAGAGCCTGGCCGCCTCGCCCAGCCACCTCCAGTAA